The DNA region TTCAAACCCAGCTTATGTTTAAAAGTCCAcgtcttgttttatttctttttttttttttggtaccgaggttgatcccaggggtgctgtaccactgacctaAGTCCCAAGCTGTTtctactttttgagacagggtctcactaagttgcacagaTTGGCTTGAAACTTGGACTCCTGCCTGCGCTCAGCTCCCATCTTATGTTCTTAATCACATGCATTTATCACTTTCTTAAATTTGTAGGATTCTGGCTATGTGCATTTTAAAAGTCACTCCCAAGGGGCTAGGGAAGTCACTCCCAATTCCACAGTCCTACCTGGAAAAGTGGGATCCAAATGACCATGTATCTGTACTTGCCCTTCTTTTCTTCAtagagcatcatggtgggaggcCTGAAGAGGAAACACTCAGAtttggaagaggaggaggaggatgaaaagTGGGACTGGAGTCCAGCAAGCCTTCGGAGCTGCCAACAAGCTCTGCTACGCATCTCCCTAGACAAAGTCCAGCGCAGCCTGGGCCCCCGAGCACCCAGCCTCCGCAGGCATGTCCTCATCCACAATACCCTACAGCAACTCCAGGCTGCCATTCACTTGGCTCCAGCACCTGCCCTGCCCCCCGAGCCCCTCTTCCTGGGCGAAGAAGATTTCTCCCTGTCCACCACCATCGGCTCTATCCTCAGGGAGTTGGAGACATCCATGGATGAGACAGAAGCACCTCAGAATCCAGTGGCTCCCCCAGGCCTCCAGAACGAAGTGCTTCCCCAACCTGACCCAGTCTT from Marmota flaviventris isolate mMarFla1 chromosome 18, mMarFla1.hap1, whole genome shotgun sequence includes:
- the Sertad3 gene encoding SERTA domain-containing protein 3, producing MVGGLKRKHSDLEEEEEDEKWDWSPASLRSCQQALLRISLDKVQRSLGPRAPSLRRHVLIHNTLQQLQAAIHLAPAPALPPEPLFLGEEDFSLSTTIGSILRELETSMDETEAPQNPVAPPGLQNEVLPQPDPVFLEALSSRYLGDSGLDDFFLDIDTSAVEKEPALAPPEPPHNLFCAPGSWEWNELDHIMEIILGS